A window of Roseateles sp. XES5 genomic DNA:
GCGACGGTCGCCGAATTCCTGCAGGAGGCCCTGGGTGATCTTGTAGGCGCCCTGGTATTCGGCCACCTCTTCACCCATGACGAAGACGTCGCCGTCGCGGCGCATTTCCTCGGCCATGGCGTCGCGCAGCGCTTCGCGCACCGTCGTCATCACCATTTCGGTGCCGGCCGGAATATCCGGATCGGCGGCGATTTCACCCTTCGGCGCAGCCGGAACGGGCGCAGCAGCGGCCGGAGCGGGTGCGGCGGCCGGGGCCGGCGCGGAAACTTCCGCCGGCTTTTCAGCGGCGGCAGCCTTCGGCGCGGCAATGGCATCGGCGCTTTCGCCGTCCTGGAGCAGCACGGCGATCGCCGTGTTGACCTTGACGCCTTCGGTGCCGGCGGCGATCAGGATCTTGCCGATCACGCCTTCGTCGACGGCTTCGACTTCCATCGTCGCCTTGTCGGTCTCGATTTCGGCAATGACGTCACCCGACTTCACGGTGTCGCCTTCGTTCTTGACCCACTTGGAAAGCGTGCCCTCTTCCATGGTCGGAGACAGGGCGGGCATGAGAATTTCGATTGGCATTGGTGTCCCTCCCCGGATTACAGCAGGATGTCGGTATAGAGTTCGGATGCATCCGGCTCCGGATCGGCCTGCGCGAAATCGGCGCTGTCGGCGACGACGTCACGGATGTCCTTGTCGATCTGCTTGAGATCGTCCTCGCTCGCCCAGCCCCTTTCGAGAAGACGGGCGCGAACCTGCTCGATCGGATCGTGCTCGGAACGCATCTTCTGCACTTCGTCCTTAGAGCGATACTTCGCCGGGTCGGACATGGAGTGACCGCGGTAGCGGTAGGTCAGCATTTCGAGAATGATCGGGCCCTTGCCCGAACGGCAATGCTCGACAGCCTCGTCGGCCGCAGCCTTGACCGCACGAACGTCCATGCCGTCGACCTGGTAGCCCGGAATGCCGAAGGAGGTGCCGCGCTGCGAGAAGTCGGTCTGGGCGGAGGCGCGCGAAACGGCGGTGCCCATGGCGTAGCGGTTGTTCTCGATGATGTAGATCACCGGCAGCTTCCAGAGGGCCGCCATGTTGAAGCTTTCGTAGACCTGGCCCTGGTTGGCCGCGCCGTCGCCGAAATAGGTCAGCGAGACGTTGTCGTTGCCACGGTAGCGGTTGGCGAAGGCGAGACCCGTGCCAAGCGAGACCTGGCCGCCGACGATGCCGTGGCCGCCATAGAAATGCTTCTCCTTGGAGAACATGTGCATGGAGCCGCCCTTGCCCTTGGAAAGGCCGCCACGGCGTCCGGTCAGCTCCGCCATCACGCCGCGGGCGTTCATGCCGCAAGCGAGCATGTGACCGTGGTCGCGATAACCGGTGATGACCTGGTCACCTTCCTTCAGCGCCATCTGCATGCCGACGACGACAGCTTCCTGGCCGATATAGAGGTGACAGAAGCCGCCGATGAAGCCCATGCCGTAAAGCTGACCGGCTTTTTCCTCGAAACGCCGGATGAACAGCATTTCGCGGTAGGCCTTCAGGTCGTCTTCCTTGGAGAAGTCGGCAATCGTGCCACCGTTGAAGTCTTTCCTTGCAGGCTTTGCCGCCAACTTGCGGCTGGACGTGGACGCGTTTTTGCGCGGAGCCATTCGTTCCTCCCTATGTTTGCCCTTTTGTGGAAACCATAGGGGAGAAAGTCCGCCTCAGCAATGCCATAAATGCATGGCTTATATTCTTTGTAAGTCGCTGATTAGTAAGGAAGATTTACGATTAACCAGATTTCGGTTAATCGAGCTTTTCAGTGGAAAATGACGATTTCGTCGGCGCGGGACATGTTGAGATAAGAGCGCGCCTTCTCGTCCAGCATGTCGCGTTCGAGCGAGCCGTCACTCATCAGGGCAACCTCTTTTTCCAGGATCTGGCGCTGCCGCACGAGCACGTCCAAACGCGCCTGACGCTCTACTCTCTGCCGCTCGAAATCCTCCATTCCGCGCAGACCGAAGTCACCATGGACGGAATGATAGCCGAAGTAGGAGAGGAATGCGACGGTAATTACCGGCAGCGCCAGCCGGCCGAATTTCCGCTTCTTATGATGTTTGGTCCACATGCTGGTGCCCCGATACGCAATACGCAGACGACACTAGCGGGAAGCGGTTAACCGACCATTGACCATGATCGGCGGGCAAAGAAAAACCCGCATCCGAGGATGCGGGTTCCACGTTTTCCATTTCGGAAAAACTGTTTCTCGATCAGCCGCGCAGGATGCCGCGGCCGGCATACTTGGCCTGTGCGCCGAGCTGTTCCTCGATGCGCAGCAGCTGGTTGTACTTGGCCATGCGGTCCGAGCGCGAGAGCGAGCCGGTCTTGATCTGGCCGGCGTTCAGGCCCACGGCGATGTCGGAGATGGTGGAATCTTCGGTCTCACCCGAGCGGTGCGAGATCACGGCGGTGTAGCCGGCGCGCTTGGCCATCTCGATGGCGGCGAAGGTCTCGGTCAGGGTGCCGATCTGGTTGATCTTGATCAGGATCGAGTTGGCGATGCCCTTGTCGATGCCTTCCTTCAGGATCTTGGTGTTGGTCACGAACAGGTCGTCACCCACCAGCTGCACCTTGTCGCCCAGCTTCTCGGTGATGTGCTTCCAGCCATCCCAGTCGCCTTCGGCCATGCCATCTTCGATGGAGATGATGGGGTACTTGTCCACCCAGGTGGCCAGCATATCGGTCCACTGCTCGGCGCTCAGCTTGATGCCGCCTTCGCCTTCCAGCACGTACTGGCCATCCTTGTAGAACTCGCTGGCGGCGCAGTCCAGCGCGATGAACATGTCCTCGCCCGGACGGTAGCCGGCCTTCTCGATGGACTTCATGATGAAGTCGAGGGCGGCGGGCGCCGAAGCGAGGCCTGGCGCGAAGCCGCCTTCATCGCCGACATTGGTGTTGTGGCCGTCGGCCGAAAGCTGCTTCTTCAGCGTGTGGAAGACTTCCGAGCCCATGCGCACGGCATCGCGCACCGTTTCGGCGCCGACCGGCACGATCATGAATTCCTGGAAGTCGATCGGGTTGTCGGCATGGGCGCCGCCGTTGATGATGTTCATCATCGGCACCGGCAGGATGCGGGCGTTCGGGCCGCCGACATAGCGGTAGAGCGGCAGGTTGGCGGCTTCGGCCGCCGCCTTGGCGACGGCGAGCGAGACGCCGAGGATGGCGTTGGCGCCGAGGCGCGACTTGTTCGCCGTGCCGTCGAGTTCGATCATCGTCTGGTCGATATGGATCTGGTCTTCGGCATCGAGACCACCGATGGCCTCGAAGATTTCGCCGTTGACGGCGGCGACGGCGTTTTCGACACCCTTGCCCAGGTAGCGGCTCTTGTCGCCGTCGCGCAGCTCGATGGCTTCGCGCGAGCCGGTGGACGCGCCGCTCGGCACGGCCGCACGGCCCATCACGCCCGATTCCAGCAGCACGT
This region includes:
- the pdhA gene encoding pyruvate dehydrogenase (acetyl-transferring) E1 component subunit alpha yields the protein MAPRKNASTSSRKLAAKPARKDFNGGTIADFSKEDDLKAYREMLFIRRFEEKAGQLYGMGFIGGFCHLYIGQEAVVVGMQMALKEGDQVITGYRDHGHMLACGMNARGVMAELTGRRGGLSKGKGGSMHMFSKEKHFYGGHGIVGGQVSLGTGLAFANRYRGNDNVSLTYFGDGAANQGQVYESFNMAALWKLPVIYIIENNRYAMGTAVSRASAQTDFSQRGTSFGIPGYQVDGMDVRAVKAAADEAVEHCRSGKGPIILEMLTYRYRGHSMSDPAKYRSKDEVQKMRSEHDPIEQVRARLLERGWASEDDLKQIDKDIRDVVADSADFAQADPEPDASELYTDILL
- a CDS encoding septum formation initiator family protein: MWTKHHKKRKFGRLALPVITVAFLSYFGYHSVHGDFGLRGMEDFERQRVERQARLDVLVRQRQILEKEVALMSDGSLERDMLDEKARSYLNMSRADEIVIFH
- the eno gene encoding phosphopyruvate hydratase, whose product is MTAIIDIVGREILDSRGNPTVECDVLLESGVMGRAAVPSGASTGSREAIELRDGDKSRYLGKGVENAVAAVNGEIFEAIGGLDAEDQIHIDQTMIELDGTANKSRLGANAILGVSLAVAKAAAEAANLPLYRYVGGPNARILPVPMMNIINGGAHADNPIDFQEFMIVPVGAETVRDAVRMGSEVFHTLKKQLSADGHNTNVGDEGGFAPGLASAPAALDFIMKSIEKAGYRPGEDMFIALDCAASEFYKDGQYVLEGEGGIKLSAEQWTDMLATWVDKYPIISIEDGMAEGDWDGWKHITEKLGDKVQLVGDDLFVTNTKILKEGIDKGIANSILIKINQIGTLTETFAAIEMAKRAGYTAVISHRSGETEDSTISDIAVGLNAGQIKTGSLSRSDRMAKYNQLLRIEEQLGAQAKYAGRGILRG